One genomic segment of Diceros bicornis minor isolate mBicDic1 chromosome 25, mDicBic1.mat.cur, whole genome shotgun sequence includes these proteins:
- the RASSF9 gene encoding ras association domain-containing protein 9 produces MAPFGRNLLKTRHKNRSPTKDMDSEEKEIVVWVCQEEKIVCGLTKRTTSADVIQALLEEHETTFGEKRFLLGKPNDYCIIEKWRGSERVLPPLTRILKLWKAWGDEQPNMQFVLVKADAFLPVPLWRTAEAKLVQNTEKLWELSPADYMKTLPPDKQKRIVRKTFRKLAKIKQDTVSHDRDSMETLVHLIISQDHTIHQQVKRMKELDLEIEKCEAKFHLDRVENDGENYVQDAYLMPSFIDIEQKLGLQYDENQILEDLSESDGIIQLEERLTYYRMLIDKLSAEIEKEVRSVCTEIIEDAEGAAAGELESSNLESVKCDLEKSMKAGMKIHSHLSGIQKEIKYSDSLLQMKAKEYELLAKEFNSLHISNKDGCQLKENRGKESEDPNSSGEIPPFTQRVFNVNTNDTDSDTGISSNHSQDSETTVPDVLLLST; encoded by the coding sequence atcTCCAACTAAAGACATGGAttcagaagagaaggaaattgtGGTTTGGGTTTGCCAAGAAGAGAAGATTGTCTGTGGGTTAACTAAACGCACCACCTCTGCTGACGTCATCCAGGCTTTGCTTGAGGAACATGAGACCACATTTGGAGAGAAACGATTTCTTCTGGGGAAGCCCAATGATTACTGCATCATAGAAAAGTGGAGAGGCTCAGAACGGGTCCTTCCTCCACTGACTAGAATCCTGAAGCTTTGGAAAGCATGGGGAGATGAGCAGCCCAATATGCAATTTGTTTTGGTCAAAGCAGATGCTTTTCTTCCAGTTCCCTTGTGGCGGACAGCTGAAGCCAAATTAGTGCAAAACACAGAAAAGCTGTGGGAGCTCAGCCCAGCAGACTACATGAAGACATTACCACCAGATAAGCAAAAAAGAATTGTCAGAAAAACTTTCCGGAAACTGGCTAAAATTAAGCAGGACACGGTTTCCCATGATCGAGATAGTATGGAGACGTTAGTTCATCTGATTATTTCCCAGGATCATACTATTCATCAGCAAGTCAAGAGAATGAAAGAGCTGGATCTGGAAATTGAAAAGTGTGAAGCTAAGTTCCACCTCGATCGGGTGGAAAATGATGGAGAAAATTATGTCCAGGATGCATATTTAATGCCCAGTTTCATTGACATTGAGCAAAAGCTAGGCTTGCAGTATGATGAAAACCAGATTCTGGAGGACCTGAGTGAAAGTGATGGAATTATACAGCTGGAGGAACGACTAACATATTACAGAATGCTCATTGACAAGCTCTCCGCTGAAATCGAAAAAGAGGTAAGAAGTGTTTGCACTGAGATAATTGAAGATGCAGAAGGGGCAGCTGCCGGTGAACTTGAAAGCTCTAATTTAGAAAGTGTTAAGTGTGATTTGGAGAAAAGCATGAAAGCTGGTATGAAAATTCACTCTCACTTGAGTGGCATCCAGAAAGAGATTAAATACAGTGACTCATTGCTTCAGATGAAAGCAAAAGAATATGAACTCCTGGCCAAGGAATTCAATTCACTTCACATTAGCAACAAAGATGGATGCCAGCTAAAGGAAAACAGAGGGAAGGAATCTGAGGACCCCAACAGCAGTGGGGAGATTCCTCCCTTTACTCAAAGAGTATTTAATGTGAATACAAATGACACAGACTCGGACACTGGCATCAGCTCTAACCACAGTCAGGACTCGGAAACAACTGTACCAGACGTGTTGCTGTTGTCAACGTAA